GGGATGGAGGCGCTTGCCGAACGTCTCGGGATCACCCTGGAGAAGACCGGGTTCGTCCAGACGCAGGACGAGAAGATGAACACCGTGGCGACGATCCGGCCCGGGATCTACGTGGCCGGCACCGCGGTGGCGCCAAAGGATATCCCTGACTCCGTGGCGATGGGCGGGGCGGCGGCGATGCGGGCGTACACCGACGCCCTGCGGGCCGGGCCATGATCCCGCGGACGATCGAGCGGGTGGGCGGGACGATCTGCTTCATCGACCAGACCCTCCTGCCACAAAGGCTTGAGATCGTCGAGTGCACCGATATCGAACGTCTGGCAAGAGCGATCCGCCGCCTGGAAGTGAGGGGCGCCCCGGCCCTCGGCATCGCCGGGGCCTACGGCGTCGCCCTTGCGGCGATCCAGAGCGAAGAGGAGGATCTCGACGCCTTTCTGGCAGAGGTCTCGGCGGCCGCGGCCTCCCTGCGGGGCACGCGGCCGACGGCGGTGAACCTGGGCTGGGGGATCGACCGGGTGCTCGCGGCGGTCAGAGGGGCCGGCTCTATCGAGGCAGGAAAAGAGGCGGCGGTCAAAGGAGCCGACGCCGTCGCACGGGAGGACGAGGAGACCTGCCGCCGGATCGGGGCGAACGGCGCCGCCCTCCTGCCCGAGAACGCCCGGGTGCTCACCCACTGCAACGCCGGCGCCCTCGCCTGCGCCACCTGGGGGACGGCCCTCGGGGTGATCAGGTCGGCCGTCGAGGGCGGGAAGACGGTCTCGGTCACCGCCTGCGAGACCAGGCCCCTGCTGCAGGGCGCACGCCTCACCGCCTGGGAACTCGCCGCAGAGAAGATCCCGGTCCGGGTGATCACCGACGCGACGGCGGCCTTCCTGATGCGGCGCGGCGAGATCGACTGCGTCGTCGTCGGCGCCGACCGGATCACCGACGACGCTGTCTTCAACAAGATCGGCACCTACATGCACGCCGTCTGCGCCCGGCACCACGGCATCCCCTTCTACGTGGCCGCCCCCCTCTCGACCTTCGACCCGGGGCGATCCGAGACCGACGTGACGATCGAGGAGCGGGGCCGGGACGAAGTCGCCGCCTTCAACGGGAAACAGACCGTCCCGGACGGCGTCGGGTGCACGAACTACGCCTTCGACGCCACCCCGCTCGACCTCGTATCAGGGATCATTACGGAAATCGGGGTTCTGCTGCCGCCATACGACCCCATGCCCCGACTCCGCCATATATAAATGGGCCCACCGAATAGTGTAGCAATGTTCCTCGACTCCCCGCTCTGGACGCAGGCGATGTTCCTCATCGGCGAGGTGACGGTCTTTTTGATCCTCGGCATGTTCGTCGCATCCCTCGCCCTCATCTTCATCATGACGCTCTCCATCCAGCGGGGGAAAGTCTATTTTCCGCGGCTCATCAACAGCGGGATGGTCTTCCTCGAAGGGATGGTCAGGGGGATCTGCAAGTTCTTCGGGTTTGAAGACCAGGACCTCATCAAGTTCTCGATCCGGCTGCACAACACGATGAGCCTGAAGCAGTTCGAGGAGATCCCGGTCGAAAAGCGGGCGATATACCTGCCCCAGTGCCTGCGGTCGGCCGAGTGCCCGGCGCACCTCACCCCCGAGGGGCTCGTCTGCCGCCGCTGCGGCCGCTGCGATATCGGCCGGGAGATCGATAGTTATGAGGCGATGGGATATCGCATCTTTATCGCCCCGGGCTCCACCCTCATCAAGAGAATGATGAAAAAATACCGGCCCGAAGCGATCATCGGCGTCGGTTGCCTGATGGAGATAAAAGAGGGGCTCGACCTCTGCGACCGGGCCGGCGTTGTCGGGATGGGGGTCGTCACCCTGAAAGACGGGTGCGTCGAGACCCTCCTCGACTGGCACGAGCTGCGGGATATCGCCGTTATTGGTTTGCCTGATTCCCGATGACCTTCACATTTCTGCCGATGAGCCGGGTGCTCAGGATCCTGCCGTAGACATAGATCGTGGCGTCGCTCTTCACCTCGCCGACCTTGATCCCCGGGCGCAGAATGATGTCGCCCCCGGCAGCGACCGATTTTACGATGACGTTGTCCGAGATGGTGACGTTCTCCCCGACCGAAAGGGCCCCTTTGATCCTGACGCTCCGGCCGATGACGCCGGACTTGCACCGCACATCCTTGCCGACCGTGGAGAGGGCGCCCAGTTCGAGCCGGCCGTCGACGTCGAGCGACCCCCAGATATGGGTCTCAGGCGGGACGATAAAGTCCCCGGGTATGTGGACATTCCCGTCAAAAAAAGAACCTTTCGGGGCGATATAGGTGTCTCCGCTCTGATAGACCTTCATATAATACCACTACGATCATGCACCCCCACCATTAAAAAATTTAGGAAAGGAGTGCTGCGGCGGTGAAGATCAGGAGGGAGAGGAACATCCCCTTCTTCAGGGTGGCGGTGACACCGGAGCGGCGGATGCAGGCGGGCGTCGTGCACCCCCGCACCGCGAGGGAACGGTAGAGCACCCCGGCGTTGAGCAGGCCGATCGCCGCCAGATAGGGCAGACTCCACCACCAGAAGACCGGGAGCATGGAGAGGAGGGCGGCGGCGAGGGCGAAGACGAAGGCGATGCCGACGCTCCGGTCCACGCCGACGATCATCGGCAGGGTCCGCGCCCCGCCGGCACGGTCCCCTTCGATATCCTCGGCGTCCTTGAGAACCTCCCGTGCCGTCATCGCAAGGAAGGTGACGCCGGCCACCGGCAGGGTGGCAAGAAGGCCGTCCATCCCGGCGAACGCCCCGCCGAAGAGGAAGATCGAGGCCGAGAGGTAGGCGACGGCGAGGTTGCCGAGAAACGGCGTCGCCTTCAGCCGGACGGCGTAGAG
Above is a window of Methanofollis tationis DNA encoding:
- the mtnA gene encoding S-methyl-5-thioribose-1-phosphate isomerase: MIPRTIERVGGTICFIDQTLLPQRLEIVECTDIERLARAIRRLEVRGAPALGIAGAYGVALAAIQSEEEDLDAFLAEVSAAAASLRGTRPTAVNLGWGIDRVLAAVRGAGSIEAGKEAAVKGADAVAREDEETCRRIGANGAALLPENARVLTHCNAGALACATWGTALGVIRSAVEGGKTVSVTACETRPLLQGARLTAWELAAEKIPVRVITDATAAFLMRRGEIDCVVVGADRITDDAVFNKIGTYMHAVCARHHGIPFYVAAPLSTFDPGRSETDVTIEERGRDEVAAFNGKQTVPDGVGCTNYAFDATPLDLVSGIITEIGVLLPPYDPMPRLRHI
- a CDS encoding DUF116 domain-containing protein, which produces MFLDSPLWTQAMFLIGEVTVFLILGMFVASLALIFIMTLSIQRGKVYFPRLINSGMVFLEGMVRGICKFFGFEDQDLIKFSIRLHNTMSLKQFEEIPVEKRAIYLPQCLRSAECPAHLTPEGLVCRRCGRCDIGREIDSYEAMGYRIFIAPGSTLIKRMMKKYRPEAIIGVGCLMEIKEGLDLCDRAGVVGMGVVTLKDGCVETLLDWHELRDIAVIGLPDSR
- a CDS encoding geranylgeranylglycerol-phosphate geranylgeranyltransferase; translation: MHGYLAITRPTNAIVAGLAGVLGSLIATGTLVPEAAVVIGIVALVTAAGNVVNDYCDAGIDAVNRPDRPIPAGTVSLRGALVYAALLFTAGNLLALLTNPLCLGIALFNSALLVLYAVRLKATPFLGNLAVAYLSASIFLFGGAFAGMDGLLATLPVAGVTFLAMTAREVLKDAEDIEGDRAGGARTLPMIVGVDRSVGIAFVFALAAALLSMLPVFWWWSLPYLAAIGLLNAGVLYRSLAVRGCTTPACIRRSGVTATLKKGMFLSLLIFTAAALLS